The following DNA comes from Acidimicrobiia bacterium.
CTTGCAGTGCCATTTCCACGCGCTTGGTGATCGAGCGGTTCGTCATGCTCTGGACGCCATCGAGGCTGCCAGGCGAGTGAACGGATGGACCGATACCCGTCCCCACCTCGCCCATCTTCAGTTTGTGAACCTGGCAGACATCCCCCGGTTCCGTGAGCTCGGCGCCACCGCCAACGTCCAGCCGCTCTGGGCCGTCCTTGATGAGTCCATGTCCGATCTGACGATTCCCTTCGTCGGACCTGACCGCGCCCTCCGCCAATACCCGTGGCAGTCGTTGTTGGCAGCCGGGACGACAATGGCGATGGGAAGCGATTGGTCGGTTTCTACGCCTGACGTTATGGCCCAGATCGACGTGGCCGTGCATCGAAACGACCCGACCGAGGGGGTCGACGAGGTCTTCTTGTCAGATCAGCGGATCGGGTTGGCGGATGCACTGATGGCATTTACTGCCGGATCGGCCTACGTGAATCACCGCAATACGGTCTCCGGTTCGATCGAGCGGGGGAAACAGGCCGATCTGGTTGTCTTGAACGCCGATCCGTTCGCTCTCGAGCGGCCACGAGACGTTGGTGTGGATATGACCATGATTGCCGGCGAAATCGTATTTGGGAGCGTGTCAGCCTGAGTAGGCTCGCCGGCCAACCGGTTGTCTAGCCGCCGAAGACGGGCTGGCATCGCTCGCACGCCTGGTACTCGGCGGCGATTGCCTGGCGGGAGGAGCTAAGCCAGTGCTGGTGCTTCGGGGCAATACGTCGAGCGACCCGACAGGACGGGTAGCAGGCGACTCCAGTTTTCCGGTTCGCAACCAGAACGCCGGGGTGCGGCCGGAGGTCGAGGCCCTCAGCCTTGAGAAGTTCGGCTTTCATCATCGCACCGAAACGGTATTGGCCAAGATTGCCGTCCGTTCTGACAACCCGGTGACATGCCACGATGACGGGAACCGGGTTTTGGCCGAGCGCCGATCCGACGGCTCTCACGGCGGCCGGCCGGCCGATCCGGGCAGCGATCCAACCATACGGGCGAACTTCACCGGTCGGAATGGAAGCAGCCGCTTCGAGGACCGTCCGTTGAAAGTCGGTCTGGCCGCGCCAATCAACCGGGAGACTCGCAAGGCGTCCGGTTTCCAGGGTTCGCTCGACCGCCGCCTCCAGTTGGTTCGGCAATCGGTCCACGGCGACGACCCGGCGTCCGAAACGTTGCTCGAATCCGGCCACGAATTCGGTTTCGTCCGGCGCCACCGCCGAGACGCCCCTGATGTTGAAGGCCACATTCAACATACCGACCGAAGAGGCCAGAGAGACGAATCCGTCAATCAGGCCGGCATCGATGAGGATTTGCTCTTTGAGTCCGGGCGGAGCCTGGAATTCGAATTCCGACAATTTCATGCTTCAAGGCCTTTCGTTCGTAGCGTCGCGAGGGCCCGCGAGGCATCTGATTTCACGGTGCCTTCGGGTCGATCGAGAATCTGTGCCACTTCGGCGTAGGTGTGACCGAGGACGTAGTGAAGTACTACCGCGGCGCCCTGAGCGTGGGGCAGACTCCGGATAGCGGCTACCAGTGCATCGTCGA
Coding sequences within:
- a CDS encoding methylated-DNA--[protein]-cysteine S-methyltransferase yields the protein MKLSEFEFQAPPGLKEQILIDAGLIDGFVSLASSVGMLNVAFNIRGVSAVAPDETEFVAGFEQRFGRRVVAVDRLPNQLEAAVERTLETGRLASLPVDWRGQTDFQRTVLEAAASIPTGEVRPYGWIAARIGRPAAVRAVGSALGQNPVPVIVACHRVVRTDGNLGQYRFGAMMKAELLKAEGLDLRPHPGVLVANRKTGVACYPSCRVARRIAPKHQHWLSSSRQAIAAEYQACERCQPVFGG